A single genomic interval of Chryseobacterium paludis harbors:
- a CDS encoding endonuclease/exonuclease/phosphatase family protein — protein MKKRLDRFFMKPNQILLFSHIAIIVLLLCTLANAWVPPNILGSLNLLSLGFPYLVILHIILTLIWIIKRNKIAIVFLLSTFIFYNPIRRWVNFSPKTENYKSIRDVKILTFNVKYGEFGWDKVKKYIQDQNADIILVQEKDTNTALRKDMIKYPVVILKTKHRIVRQAELIEDKSRGNSFYADIDINGKIVRIVNVYLEPFRLDKSMFSFSGAGKGTNKIHQLFSHMAPTFRAHEEQIKKIRKAIDFSPYPVILAGDFNSVPNSYEYYNLGKNLDDAFLTVGNGVSTSFHDYKVPLRIDYIFTSKDIRPISFKIDQSVKLSDHYPVIAEFLLN, from the coding sequence ATGAAAAAAAGACTAGACCGTTTTTTCATGAAGCCTAACCAGATATTATTGTTTTCACATATTGCAATTATTGTTCTACTATTATGTACCCTTGCTAATGCATGGGTTCCTCCTAATATCCTAGGTAGCTTAAATCTTCTTTCACTTGGTTTTCCTTATTTGGTCATTTTACATATTATATTGACACTGATATGGATCATTAAAAGAAATAAAATTGCAATCGTATTCCTTCTTAGTACATTTATTTTCTATAATCCTATCAGACGATGGGTTAATTTCTCTCCTAAAACTGAAAACTATAAGTCTATCAGAGATGTTAAGATATTGACATTCAATGTGAAATATGGAGAATTTGGCTGGGATAAGGTAAAGAAATATATTCAGGATCAGAATGCAGATATTATTCTTGTTCAGGAAAAAGACACGAATACAGCGCTTAGAAAGGATATGATAAAATATCCGGTAGTGATTTTAAAAACTAAACATAGAATTGTAAGACAAGCCGAATTAATAGAAGATAAATCCCGGGGAAATTCTTTTTATGCCGATATTGATATTAATGGAAAGATAGTGAGAATAGTAAATGTATATCTTGAACCATTTCGCTTAGATAAATCAATGTTTAGTTTTAGCGGAGCAGGAAAGGGAACAAATAAGATTCACCAACTTTTTTCGCATATGGCGCCAACGTTCAGAGCCCATGAAGAGCAGATAAAGAAAATAAGAAAAGCGATAGATTTCTCTCCTTATCCGGTAATACTTGCTGGGGATTTTAACTCTGTACCAAACTCATATGAGTATTATAATTTGGGAAAGAACTTAGATGATGCGTTTTTAACAGTAGGAAACGGTGTTTCTACCAGTTTTCACGACTACAAAGTTCCTTTAAGAATTGATTATATTTTCACATCAAAAGATATTAGGCCTATAAGCTTTAAAATAGATCAATCCGTAAAATTATCAGACCATTACCCGGTAATTGCGGAATTTCTATTAAATTAG
- a CDS encoding endonuclease/exonuclease/phosphatase family protein: MKILRLIFLIAHLGILLLLLGTLLNAYIPPKIYPWFNLLSLGFPVLIIAYILLTIFWIFSWKKRAVVFVALGLLFLSPIKRWVNFTSVDKAGSDLKIVSLNAKGGILGQDAIEKYIDNQNADIVMLQEHGDVKKYQFNGFGEGKGDVIVSIFSKYKIIDQKELIDSDHKINNAYANQTDIEIKGNVYRFINVYLQPFKFEKSMVKLQGDSDEDKQKVKGVVRRLIPTFKMHQEQIEKVRKGIDESPYPVILVGDFNSVPNSYEYYHLGKGLKDAFVESGRGSATSFHDYKFPIRIDYVFTSQSIQPLSYQVDRSVRISDHYPVITTFKLKK; the protein is encoded by the coding sequence GTGAAAATACTTCGCCTTATATTTTTAATAGCACATTTGGGGATACTGCTTCTATTATTAGGAACATTGCTCAATGCCTACATACCTCCGAAAATATATCCGTGGTTTAATTTGTTGTCACTTGGCTTTCCTGTTCTCATTATCGCTTATATATTATTAACTATTTTCTGGATTTTTTCATGGAAAAAGAGAGCTGTTGTATTTGTTGCTTTGGGCTTGCTTTTTTTAAGCCCAATTAAAAGATGGGTGAATTTTACCTCTGTGGATAAAGCTGGATCTGATCTTAAAATTGTTTCACTAAACGCAAAAGGAGGAATATTGGGTCAGGATGCTATTGAAAAATACATTGACAATCAAAATGCTGATATTGTAATGCTTCAGGAACATGGTGATGTCAAAAAGTATCAATTCAACGGATTCGGTGAAGGAAAAGGAGACGTTATTGTTTCAATCTTTTCTAAATATAAAATTATTGATCAGAAAGAATTGATTGATAGTGATCATAAGATTAATAACGCTTATGCAAATCAAACAGATATAGAAATAAAAGGAAATGTATACCGCTTTATCAATGTTTACCTTCAGCCATTTAAGTTTGAAAAGAGCATGGTGAAACTTCAGGGGGATAGTGATGAAGATAAACAAAAAGTGAAAGGTGTTGTAAGAAGATTAATTCCAACTTTTAAAATGCATCAGGAGCAAATAGAAAAAGTAAGAAAGGGGATTGATGAATCTCCCTATCCTGTTATTTTGGTTGGTGATTTCAACTCAGTTCCAAATTCTTATGAGTATTATCATTTAGGAAAAGGACTCAAGGATGCTTTTGTAGAATCAGGGAGGGGCAGTGCTACAAGCTTTCATGACTATAAATTTCCAATAAGAATAGATTATGTTTTCACATCCCAATCTATACAACCACTCAGCTATCAGGTTGACCGTTCTGTCAGAATTTCAGATCATTATCCGGTTATAACTACTTTTAAATTAAAAAAGTAA